Within Actinosynnema pretiosum, the genomic segment GTACGCGGCCACCGCGTCGGTGGCCACCACGACCGGGTACCCGTGTTGGAAGGCGTCCACCGCGGTGGCGGCCACGCAGCACTCCGTGGTCAGCCCCGCGACGGTCACCCAGTCGATCCCCTGCTCGTGCAGCAGGTCGGCGAGCCCGGTGCCGTGGAAGCCGCTGTAGCCGCGCTTGGCGACCCTGGCCTCCCCGGCGCCGGGCTCGACGCCGTACCAGCGCGCGCCCTCCGTCCCGACCACGCACGGCTCGTCCGGCCCGTAGGGGGTGTCCGGGTCGCCGGTGCGCAGCCAGGCGCTGGCCCGCCAGGGGCGGGCCGGGTCGCTGGCCAGCTCGATCCAGATGACCGGGACGCCCGCGGCGCGGGCGAGCCCGACCAACCGGTCGGTGCCCGCCACGGCGCTCGCCACCAGCTCCAGCGCCTCGAGGGGAGTCCCCCACGAGGCGAGGAGCTCCGGGTCGGCGAAGGAGTTCTGCACGTCCACCACGAGCAGCGCCGGACGCCTCTCCGGCGCCGTCAGGTGGACGAGCATCTCCTCGCGGGTGGGCATCAGCCCGCCGCCCCGTCGAGCTCGCGCAGCCGGGGCAGCACGGTCTCGCCGAACAGGACCATGTCCTGGTCGTACTCGGGGAAGATGAGCATCAGCCCGTCCAGCTCGGCCTCGCCCACGATGTGCCGGATGTGCTCCAGCACGGTGTCGGCGTCGCCGCTCACGTACGGCGTCTGGAAGGCCTGCTCGCCCTTCGCGTCCTCGGCCCAGGAGCGGGCCTGCTGCTCCGGGATGCCCCACGCGATCCGCATCGACGTGAGCGCCTCCCGGTCCAGGCCCGCGCCCCAGGCG encodes:
- a CDS encoding cysteine hydrolase family protein, with amino-acid sequence MPTREEMLVHLTAPERRPALLVVDVQNSFADPELLASWGTPLEALELVASAVAGTDRLVGLARAAGVPVIWIELASDPARPWRASAWLRTGDPDTPYGPDEPCVVGTEGARWYGVEPGAGEARVAKRGYSGFHGTGLADLLHEQGIDWVTVAGLTTECCVAATAVDAFQHGYPVVVATDAVAAYDLEVQRAALNQLELTSAVLASSADLQRTWASWGAARLTGAHR